TATGTTCCTCGATCTTACCCACGAGATCGGCGCTCATATCGGCAGCTTTCGTATACATGCCTCCGCCGACCCTATCGAATAGAGCTATCAGACTAGCACCGAGAGAATAGGAGCTTATGATCATCACTCCGTCGATATAGGAGATTCTCCCGAATGCTTTCGAGATATCTGTGATGCTCTCGAAAACGAACGAGCTCTTGAAAACCAGCATCACGATCGCCAGACCGGTTAGAGAGAAACCGGCAACCGCAAGCCCCATTACGGAACCGCTTGAAAAGGCTACCTTGAAGGCGTTCGAGAGTCCGCTTCCCGCTCCGGCCGCCACCCTTGCGTTAGCTCTTGTTGCCGCATACATTCCTATTACCCCTGCCAATTCAGAAACAAGAGCTCCGAACAGCAGGACTATCGGATATTTGAACGACTGAAAGATAATCCCTAGAACGGCAGCCAGAATAACCGCCACAAGAAATATCTTTCTTGCTTCTTCTTCAAGGAATGCAGAGGCACCTTCTTGAATATACTTAGAAAGCTCTTTCATCCTGTCACTACCTTGCGAAAAGCCTAGAGTCCGCCTCAACATGATGAAAGCAAAGACTGTAGAGATGATCCCTGCTACAAGTGGTAAGTACAATGCGTTCATTTCTTCTCCCTCCTAGTTACTTCTATATTGGAACCTAATTTTGGCTAAAAATCCCAGCTTACATCCCATCGTTCAAAACAGTCTTTCGGCAACTTCTCCAGAAAATCGTGTCCGCTTCTGAAGACATATCTGTTTCCTATCATAGGTCTGGATCTGCCGCCTTTCTGCCTAAGTATGTAAAGATAATCCTTTGCTCTCGTAACGGCCACATAGAAAATCCTCTCTTCTTCGCCTAATGAACCTTCTACTATTGCCATGGAATTGGGAAAATCACCTGGATTGACGGCAAGAATGAAGACAACTTCCCATTCCAGTCCCTTTGCCTGATGTACTGTGGTGAGCACGACCGACGGCTGCCTTTCCGCCGACTCCCGTTCGATGTCGATTTTCTCGCTCACTGCAAGGTCTTCAAGAAGGTCGGAGATCGATTTGTACCGTCCGGCTATTTCGATCATCCTTTCCACATCCATTCTTCTTTCTCTGGCATCTCCAAACTTCTCGTCCAGGTAGTCGCCGTAGAAATCCGTATAGAATCTCCTAATTATTTCCGAAGGTGGCTCTTCCTCGCCAATGTCACCGAAGATAGTGACCATTTTATCCAGCTTAACACGATTGCTCACATGAGAACTCACAACATCTACTGGCTTGTGGCCGTCATTCACAGCAGCCGTTATTCCCTGGATGATTCTGAGCGAGGTTGCATTACCCACCCCTGGAAAGAGTCTTAAAGACCTTCCCCATGAGATTTGATCCAGCGGGTTCTCAATTACTTTCAGCACCGCCAATATGTCCTTCACATGAGCAGTCTCCGTAAATCTCGGCCCAGAGTAGAGCGTGAAATTCATCTTCCTCTTGTCCATCTCCATCTGGAGTTCAAGTGAATGATAATGAGAACGATACAAGACCGCTATGCTTTCAGGGTCTATCCCATCGTCTATATGTTCCTGTATTCTTTGCGCCACAAACGATGCTTCTTCGAGGTTGTCCCAGGTCTCGGCGACGACTGGAATCGGACCATTCATTCGAACGGCCCTAAGCTGTTTCTCAATCGAGTCTTCCGGGACTATAGTATTGATTAGCTCAACTATTTGAGGAGTGGAACGGTAATTGGTTTGTATCTTGAAGATCTTGGCGTCCTTGGCGGCAAGAAAGTCATAGACGTTCTCAAACCTCGCGCCACGGAAAGAGTAGATAGATTGAGCGTCATCTCCTAC
This is a stretch of genomic DNA from Mesotoga infera. It encodes these proteins:
- a CDS encoding ATP-dependent helicase, with product MKKYTLKSSEIPGFLSEGLDEEQLKAVVESNGRSLIVAGPGSGKTRVITYKIAHLVSSSVKPQNILLVTFTRAASREMIDRARRASGSNLQGMLSGTFHHVCNYFLRKYSRAAELKENFTILDREDAKDLIKHCRTELLEERKGINSSTLPSAGVLQSIYSYSVNVLSSLRESTVRKNRKFLGSYDEIEEIWKRYVQEKTHQNCVDYDDLLLKALKLFNENPAILKKESERFRWVLVDEFQDTNVLQFRLVEMLSSVHGNLIVVGDDAQSIYSFRGARFENVYDFLAAKDAKIFKIQTNYRSTPQIVELINTIVPEDSIEKQLRAVRMNGPIPVVAETWDNLEEASFVAQRIQEHIDDGIDPESIAVLYRSHYHSLELQMEMDKRKMNFTLYSGPRFTETAHVKDILAVLKVIENPLDQISWGRSLRLFPGVGNATSLRIIQGITAAVNDGHKPVDVVSSHVSNRVKLDKMVTIFGDIGEEEPPSEIIRRFYTDFYGDYLDEKFGDARERRMDVERMIEIAGRYKSISDLLEDLAVSEKIDIERESAERQPSVVLTTVHQAKGLEWEVVFILAVNPGDFPNSMAIVEGSLGEEERIFYVAVTRAKDYLYILRQKGGRSRPMIGNRYVFRSGHDFLEKLPKDCFERWDVSWDF